One window from the genome of Cherax quadricarinatus isolate ZL_2023a chromosome 14, ASM3850222v1, whole genome shotgun sequence encodes:
- the Pngl gene encoding peptide-N(4)-(N-acetyl-beta-glucosaminyl)asparagine amidase isoform X3 — protein MKKLPTTVKGGLSKTLTPELQEMESKLRSNLVREFERVLIYESPALQEKARHCMPVQELHERARSKLSIMNKEFGKDEKPLDFQDCVLVELLAWFKNDFFKWFDAPTCPQCHSKMTSAGSLLPTEDDLAWGGSRVEGYSCRDCGTTDRFVRYNHPAKLLETRQGRCGEWANCFTHLCRTLGMDARYVHDYTDHVWTEVFSQSQNRWLHADCCENKLDNPLIYENGWGKKLTYIFAFSRDEVVDVTWRYTTKQNEVLKRRNDCRETWLVSTIMDMNKQRQAAFPEPKRRFLEHRLVSEIAEFFAPQRVLKASENEGRCSGSLSWRLARGETQAVGISSYTFKLKPEEIEKKEFMVKYSSARDEYLRVSAGEMMKGWNSGVKSARDIIRKHETDWKMVYVSRREKSSVGEISWVVDWSHTGLKAISVLIVFQHATFESGSVTWQLCTGDKCFLGNKEGVLELFQCDLEHEASIIELSARLLNGQGENAWQHAQLFRQSDSSLDQFPFLIHIKYN, from the exons GAAATGGAATCTAAGCTTAGATCCAACCTTGTTAGAGAATTTGAAAGAGTACTTATATATGAGAGTCCAGCATTACAGGAAAAAGCAAGACATTGCATGCCGGTTCAAGAGCTACATGAACGAGCAAGAAGCAAGTTGTCAATTATGAATAAGGAATTTGGCAAGGATGAAAAGCCATTGGATTTCCAG GACTGTGTATTAGTGGAGTTACTGGCATGGTTCAAGAATGATTTCTTCAAGTGGTTCGATGCTCCAACATGCCCACAGTGTCACTCTAAAATGACATCTGCTGGATCCCTACTGCCCACTGAAGATGATCTTGCTTGGGGTGGGAGTCGTGTTGAAGGTTATTCTTGCCGA gaTTGTGGTACTACTGACCGTTTTGTACGTTACAACCATCCTGCCAAACTTCTAGAAACACGGCAAGGCCGTTGTGGGGAATGGGcaaactgctttacccacttgtGCCGTACTCTTGGCATGGATGCAAG ATATGTACATGATTATACTGATCATGTTTGGACTGAAGTTTTCTCGCAATCTCAAAATCGATGGTTACATGCTGATTGCTGTGAGAATAAACTGGATAATCCACTGATATATGAAAATGGCTGGGGAAAGAAGTTGACATATatatttgctttttcaagagatGAAGTTGTTGATGTTACATGGAGATATACCACTAAACAAAATGAGGTACTCAAAAGAAGGAATGA TTGTAGAGAGACATGGCTAGTATCAACCATAATGGATATGAATAAACAAAGGCAGGCAGCATTTCCTGAGCCAAAAAGACGGTTCTTGGAACATCGACTGGTATCAGAGATTGCAGAATTCTTCGCTCCTCAACGTGTTTTGAAAGCCT CTGAAAATGAGGGACGATGTTCTGGCTCCCTGTCATGGCGTTTAGCAAGAGGTGAAACACAGGCTGTCGGCATCTCAAGTTACACCTTCAAACTTAAACCAGAAGAAATTGAAAAGAAAGAGTTTATGGTGAAGTATTCATCAGCTAGAGATGAATATTTAAGAGTTTCAGCAGGTGAAATGATGAAGGGTTGGAATTCTGGCGTCAAATCAGCAAGGGATATAATAAGAAAACACGAAACTGACTGGAAAATGGTATATGTATCACGAAGAG AAAAAAGCAGTGTTGGTGAAATAAGCTGGGTAGTGGATTGGTCGCACACTGGACTTAAAGCCATATCAGTACTGATTGTGTTTCAGCATGCCACATTTGAAAGTGGAAGTGTTACATGGCAGCTTTGTACTGGAGACAAGTGCTTCCTGGGAAACAAAG AAGGTGTACTGGAGCTTTTCCAATGTGACTTGGAGCACGAGGCATCAATAATTGAACTATCAGCACGTCTTTTAAATGGTCAAGGAGAAAATGCCTGGCAACATGCTCAACTCTTTCGTCAGTCAGACAGCTCTCTTGATCAATTCCCATTTCTGATACACATTAAATATAACTGA